The following proteins come from a genomic window of Stanieria sp. NIES-3757:
- a CDS encoding serine protease, which produces MIYKQKKRNLKRKIVGQIIITMLVVLVTINYTLAQNFSNSYLKVKSNFEMAKNQEKTPQEIYEKASKAIVTVKTDNNIGRGFIVEAGRSCSHSEFAVITNSHIVEDNWKVKVILANGEEYSGYVFKTDERADLAAISFKLPLLPSFLAQKKPLPTLDTLFFPFMFFNYARVGEPVYTINSSEETSNSFAAGTISSIDPESGILHDAFITHLDSSGSPLLNSQGRVIGVNSGKSEAGLNHAVSLEKIEIFVNPFVVTKICFN; this is translated from the coding sequence ATGATCTACAAACAAAAAAAACGTAATTTAAAAAGAAAAATAGTAGGACAGATAATTATTACAATGCTAGTAGTTTTAGTAACGATTAATTATACTCTAGCTCAAAATTTTAGTAACAGTTATCTTAAAGTAAAAAGCAATTTTGAGATGGCTAAAAATCAAGAAAAAACTCCCCAAGAAATTTATGAAAAAGCTAGCAAAGCAATAGTTACTGTCAAAACAGATAATAATATTGGTAGAGGTTTTATTGTCGAAGCAGGAAGATCTTGTTCTCATTCAGAGTTTGCAGTCATTACTAACAGTCATATTGTCGAAGATAACTGGAAAGTCAAAGTGATTCTTGCTAATGGAGAAGAATACTCTGGATATGTTTTTAAAACAGATGAACGAGCGGATTTAGCAGCTATCTCTTTCAAACTGCCACTATTACCATCTTTTCTGGCTCAAAAAAAACCTTTACCTACTTTAGATACATTATTTTTCCCTTTTATGTTTTTCAATTATGCTAGAGTAGGCGAACCTGTATATACTATTAACTCATCTGAAGAAACGAGTAATTCTTTTGCAGCAGGAACTATTTCTAGTATCGATCCAGAATCGGGTATATTACACGATGCATTTATAACTCATCTTGATAGCTCTGGTAGTCCTTTACTCAATTCTCAAGGACGCGTAATTGGAGTAAACAGTGGCAAATCGGAAGCTGGACTTAATCACGCTGTTTCTTTGGAAAAAATAGAAATATTTGTCAATCCTTTTGTAGTTACTAAAATATGTTTCAACTAA
- a CDS encoding transposase, IS605 OrfB family, giving the protein MTERAFKYRFYPTAEQENLLRRTMGCVRLVYNKALAARTEAWYSKQERVDYKQTSGLLTNWKKTEDLQFLNEVSSVPLQQCLRHLQKAFSNFWSKRANYPRFKKKRNGGSAEFTKAAFRYKEGKLWLAKCEEPLNIVWSRYIPQGCEPSTVTVKLEPSGRWFVSLLVDDYTVEVLPPTDKKIGLDAGVTSLVSTSDGEKIVNPKHFNRLYKKLKAAQKELSRKTKGSRNREKARLKVARIHAKIKDARTDFLHKLTTRLVQSNSLIAIEDLAVRNMVKNRKLARSISDAAWGEMRAQLEYKCEWYGRKLVKIDRFFPSSKRCQCGFVIEKLPLNVRSWDCPSCMTIGIDRDINAAKNILAAGLAVIVCGADIRPDNHSVKGASAVLGVSPMSNSRGQLRKTRKRKKQKPK; this is encoded by the coding sequence ATGACCGAACGTGCTTTCAAATACCGATTTTACCCAACTGCCGAGCAAGAAAATCTCCTGCGACGGACAATGGGTTGTGTTCGTTTGGTCTATAACAAAGCTCTGGCTGCAAGAACCGAAGCTTGGTATAGCAAACAAGAAAGGGTTGACTATAAGCAAACCTCTGGCTTGCTGACTAACTGGAAGAAAACCGAAGACTTGCAGTTTCTTAATGAAGTTAGCAGTGTACCTTTGCAGCAATGTTTGAGACATTTGCAAAAAGCTTTTTCTAACTTTTGGAGTAAAAGAGCTAATTACCCTCGGTTCAAGAAAAAACGTAACGGTGGTTCGGCAGAGTTTACCAAAGCAGCTTTTCGCTACAAGGAAGGTAAGCTTTGGTTAGCTAAATGCGAAGAACCATTGAATATAGTTTGGTCGAGGTATATTCCTCAAGGATGTGAACCTTCGACTGTTACTGTTAAACTCGAACCCTCTGGTAGATGGTTCGTATCTTTGTTGGTTGATGACTATACCGTAGAGGTACTTCCACCAACAGACAAAAAGATTGGGTTGGATGCTGGAGTTACCAGTCTTGTCAGTACCAGCGATGGTGAGAAGATAGTTAACCCAAAACATTTTAATCGGCTGTATAAAAAGCTCAAAGCAGCGCAAAAGGAACTGAGTCGGAAAACCAAAGGCTCTAGAAACCGAGAAAAAGCGCGACTTAAAGTAGCTCGAATACACGCCAAAATAAAAGATGCTCGTACTGATTTTCTGCACAAATTGACTACTCGCTTGGTTCAGTCTAATAGCCTGATAGCTATTGAAGACTTGGCAGTTAGAAACATGGTCAAAAACCGTAAGCTGGCTCGTTCGATTAGCGATGCAGCTTGGGGTGAGATGCGAGCGCAACTGGAATATAAGTGCGAGTGGTACGGACGAAAACTGGTCAAGATTGACCGCTTTTTTCCAAGCAGCAAACGATGTCAATGCGGTTTCGTAATTGAAAAATTGCCTTTGAATGTTCGCAGTTGGGACTGCCCTAGCTGTATGACAATAGGCATTGACAGGGACATCAACGCTGCAAAAAACATACTCGCTGCGGGACTCGCAGTGATCGTCTGTGGAGCGGACATAAGACCTGATAACCATAGTGTTAAAGGAGCGAGTGCGGTCTTGGGGGTTTCCCCCATGAGCAACTCGCGTGGGCAGTTGCGGAAAACTCGAAAGAGAAAGAAACAGAAACCCAAATAG
- a CDS encoding adenylate cyclase has protein sequence MNSEYPFLEVTKPDGSQYTIELENIITKQTTAEIYISLGRQSNNHIVLPDPHKTISRNHCSFQYKNNRWWIVDEGSSNGTFLQREIDRPEIDVRSEDKISLRSGDYILILGELSLSEQPIFWRLEFIDPEETSQVSSMQTIHSIEYSLSRKTLFRNIARRRDSVSLGEQERYLIDYMSRKNHQNSDRPSICEYDELIEAIWNEDSFGRNRSHINHLVWRIRDKIELDSGEPQFLKTVKGRGYSLDIKIIEKNWV, from the coding sequence ATGAATTCCGAATATCCTTTTTTAGAAGTTACCAAACCAGATGGCTCGCAATACACAATTGAGCTAGAAAATATTATTACCAAGCAAACAACAGCCGAAATTTATATTTCTCTTGGCAGACAAAGTAACAATCATATCGTTCTACCCGACCCCCACAAAACAATATCTAGAAATCACTGTTCTTTCCAATACAAAAACAATCGCTGGTGGATCGTAGACGAAGGTAGTTCTAACGGAACTTTTCTGCAACGAGAAATAGACCGACCAGAAATCGATGTGCGTTCTGAAGACAAAATTTCCCTGAGAAGTGGCGACTATATCTTGATTTTGGGAGAACTCAGTCTGTCGGAACAACCTATTTTCTGGCGGTTGGAATTCATCGATCCTGAAGAAACCAGCCAGGTATCTAGTATGCAAACCATCCACAGCATCGAATACAGTCTCAGCCGAAAAACTTTGTTCCGTAATATTGCTCGTCGTCGAGATTCTGTATCTTTAGGGGAACAAGAACGCTATTTAATCGATTATATGAGTCGCAAAAATCATCAGAATAGCGATCGCCCCTCAATCTGTGAGTATGATGAATTGATCGAAGCAATTTGGAATGAAGATAGTTTCGGCAGAAATAGAAGCCATATCAACCACTTGGTTTGGCGAATTAGAGACAAAATCGAACTAGATTCGGGAGAACCTCAATTCCTTAAAACCGTCAAAGGTAGGGGCTATTCTTTGGATATTAAAATTATCGAAAAAAATTGGGTTTAA
- a CDS encoding serine protease: MQDIKIFKLGALVLLTTGALLGDYRVEKSTFLPSMLENVSQSVLAQNSPSKDASQIFEEVNPAVVTIKTGSAIGSGFIYSEDGLIFTNAHVVEDAPKVVTVVFADGSQASADVVGFAKGGLDLAALQVYQSKKLPTVTLAQPNSVRVGEPVFAIGTPLDSQFQNSFTQGNVTKIDRDKFDHIEPI, translated from the coding sequence ATGCAAGATATTAAAATTTTTAAATTAGGAGCTTTGGTACTTTTAACTACTGGAGCTTTATTGGGAGACTACAGGGTAGAAAAATCGACCTTTCTGCCAAGTATGCTCGAAAATGTTTCTCAATCTGTCTTAGCACAAAATAGTCCATCTAAAGATGCCAGTCAAATTTTTGAAGAAGTCAATCCCGCTGTGGTGACTATCAAAACTGGTTCGGCAATTGGTAGTGGATTTATTTACAGCGAAGATGGTTTGATTTTTACCAATGCTCACGTAGTCGAAGACGCTCCGAAGGTGGTAACGGTAGTGTTTGCCGATGGTAGTCAAGCTTCGGCGGATGTGGTTGGTTTTGCCAAAGGAGGATTAGATTTAGCTGCTTTGCAAGTTTATCAATCAAAAAAATTACCCACCGTTACTCTAGCACAGCCTAATTCTGTTAGAGTGGGCGAACCTGTTTTTGCGATCGGTACTCCGTTAGATTCTCAATTTCAAAATTCGTTTACCCAAGGCAACGTGACTAAGATCGACCGAGATAAATTTGACCATATAGAACCCATTTGA
- a CDS encoding serine/threonine protein kinase, with protein MLVGQVLFKQYKIVEQIGEGGFGRTYVVIDLAFPGKPHRLLKHLYPLNRDSASLAKAKKLFKTEAIVLSRLGEHDRIPRLFSHFEEDGEFFLVQELIEGRNLTSEFKLGKRWGETETIEFLRELLAILSLVHQENTIHRDIKPANIMRRQKDGKLVLIDFGAVKEILTVNQHGSTNISLLSDGIGTPAYMPPEQAMGKPGKYSDIYAVGLLGIQAVTGLSPTKIPQNSEELETMWNKLNLKINPRFKSLLNRMVSFQYKQRFSDADEALEALNLIQKIPSKVKLLSLLLGAIGLTGAGISVLTFMNKPNYTGLATYLQNEQWQQANTETDNLILKIAGEQSTLDAESIQKFPCNSLQKIDELWMQNSNGRFGYTPQKKAYLETGNEFDRYIESTYETFGNEVGWRIFGTWKRYNDFNFNQIDTTITPSGFLPTPGKVADNKQDLRIREREMLLSRFDACGF; from the coding sequence ATGCTAGTCGGTCAAGTTTTATTTAAGCAATATAAAATCGTCGAACAAATTGGCGAAGGTGGTTTTGGTCGTACCTATGTCGTTATCGATCTCGCTTTTCCTGGCAAACCCCATCGGCTTCTCAAACATCTATATCCCCTAAATAGAGATTCTGCCAGTTTGGCAAAAGCTAAAAAATTATTTAAAACCGAAGCAATTGTTCTATCTCGTCTAGGAGAACACGATCGCATTCCCCGTCTTTTTTCTCATTTTGAGGAAGATGGAGAGTTTTTTTTAGTGCAGGAATTAATTGAAGGTCGAAATTTAACTTCTGAATTTAAGTTAGGTAAAAGATGGGGTGAAACCGAAACGATTGAGTTTCTTCGAGAACTTTTAGCAATTTTGTCTTTAGTCCATCAAGAAAATACGATACACCGCGATATTAAACCCGCCAATATCATGCGTCGTCAAAAGGATGGCAAATTAGTTCTCATTGATTTCGGTGCGGTAAAAGAAATTTTAACCGTAAATCAACACGGAAGTACTAATATATCTTTACTATCGGATGGTATTGGTACCCCTGCTTATATGCCACCAGAACAAGCAATGGGAAAACCTGGAAAGTATAGTGACATCTATGCAGTAGGATTATTGGGTATTCAGGCTGTCACTGGTTTATCGCCTACAAAAATACCTCAAAATTCCGAAGAGTTGGAAACAATGTGGAATAAACTTAACCTCAAAATCAATCCACGATTCAAGAGTCTTTTAAATAGGATGGTTAGTTTTCAATACAAACAAAGATTTTCCGATGCTGATGAAGCTTTAGAGGCACTCAATCTAATTCAAAAAATCCCATCAAAAGTAAAACTACTATCGCTTTTATTAGGAGCTATAGGACTGACTGGTGCGGGGATTTCTGTTTTGACTTTTATGAATAAGCCTAACTATACTGGCTTGGCAACATATTTACAAAACGAGCAATGGCAACAAGCTAATACAGAAACAGATAACCTTATTCTCAAAATTGCAGGAGAACAGAGTACTTTAGATGCCGAATCAATTCAAAAATTCCCTTGTAACTCACTGCAAAAAATCGATGAATTGTGGATGCAGAATAGTAATGGACGCTTTGGTTATACTCCCCAAAAAAAAGCTTATTTAGAAACAGGAAATGAATTCGATCGCTATATCGAATCTACTTATGAAACATTTGGCAATGAAGTTGGTTGGAGAATTTTTGGTACTTGGAAAAGATACAACGACTTTAATTTCAATCAGATCGATACGACCATAACCCCATCGGGTTTTCTTCCTACTCCAGGTAAAGTAGCCGATAACAAACAAGATTTACGTATTCGCGAACGGGAAATGTTATTGTCGCGGTTCGATGCTTGTGGATTTTAA
- a CDS encoding serine protease, producing MGSIQHDAAIFGGNSGGPLLNDRGEVIGVNSEGIVQPGKLNTGMNFAIPVDKLISFITAVKQENISPVSTRPTEKNQPNFKEIALNGQTISDSLSEENRAFYYIFEGRAGQQVTIDMVSKEVNSALLLYKVRMSSDGKPKPEYKVTTNDDYSSGNFDARIETILKKDGFYVVIATSSSQREYGAYNFQAVSNGISSQF from the coding sequence ATGGGTTCTATACAACACGATGCTGCTATTTTTGGTGGTAATTCTGGAGGACCTTTGCTCAATGATAGAGGAGAAGTCATTGGTGTCAACTCTGAAGGAATAGTACAACCTGGAAAGCTTAATACAGGAATGAATTTTGCTATCCCTGTCGATAAATTAATTTCTTTTATCACCGCAGTAAAACAAGAAAATATTTCTCCCGTATCTACTCGACCAACAGAAAAAAATCAACCCAACTTTAAAGAAATTGCTTTGAACGGTCAAACAATTTCAGATAGTTTATCCGAAGAAAATCGAGCTTTTTATTACATCTTTGAAGGACGTGCGGGTCAACAAGTCACCATTGATATGGTTAGCAAAGAAGTTAATTCTGCACTGCTACTTTACAAAGTACGGATGTCTTCAGACGGAAAACCAAAGCCAGAATACAAAGTTACAACAAACGACGATTACAGTTCGGGAAATTTTGATGCCAGGATTGAAACTATTCTGAAAAAAGATGGTTTTTATGTAGTTATTGCTACATCTTCTTCTCAAAGAGAATACGGCGCTTACAATTTCCAAGCCGTTTCTAATGGTATTTCGTCGCAGTTTTAA